The following coding sequences are from one Schizosaccharomyces osmophilus chromosome 1, complete sequence window:
- the zwf1 gene encoding glucose-6-phosphate 1-dehydrogenase Zwf1 — protein sequence MSSPIQPIKENASMVVFGASGDLAKKKTFPALFSLFKDGRLSSDLVIVGYARSKIEPNDFIERITQFIKIDDNDSETKQKLEQFKKMCTYYRGSYDGVDSFQGLNNHLLEREGDREERNRVFYLALPPDVFVSVSTQLKQQCYPQKGAARLIIEKPFGFDLDSARDLQSKLNPLFDENEIYRIDHYLGKEMVQNLTHLRFCNPVISHLWNKESISNVQITFKEPIGTEGRGGYFDTSTIVRDIVQNHLVQVLSLIAMEPPTSLAAGDLRDAKVQALRRTRLGDLKDVVFGQYVKSKDGKRPGYLDDDTVPEGSKCPTYSAIPFFVDNDRWDGVPFLLKAGKAMDVGKVEVRVQFKPVANGLFKDAHRNELVIRIQPNEAVYFKLDIKQPGISSKPLLTDLDLTYKNRFTNMKLHEAYEALFFDAFAGDQSRFARIDELECAWSLVGPLLEYMEKEKPQPAPYEYGSNGPELLGNFLQKFGYVYDIPDYYEYPVTNLPDDK from the exons atgaGCTCCCCTATACA GCCTATCAAGGAGAATGCTTCTATGGTCGTTTTTGGTGCCTCTGGTGATTTGgccaagaagaaaacg TTCCCTGCTCTCTTCTCCCTTTTTAAAGATGGCCGTCTTTCCTCAGACCTCGTCATCGTAGGTTATGCACGCTCCAAAATCGAACCTAATGACTTTATTGAACGTATCACCCAGTTCATCAAGATTGACGATAATGACTCGGaaaccaaacaaaagttggaacaattcaagaaaatgtGTACCTACTACCGTGGCTCTTATGATGGTGTTGATTCTTTCCAAGGCCTCAACAATCATCTTTTAGAGCGCGAAGGCGATCGCGAGGAGCGCAACCGCGTCTTCTACCTCGCTCTTCCTCCCGATGTCTTCGTCTCCGTTTCCACCCAACTGAAGCAGCAATGCTATCCTCAAAAAGGCGCTGCCCGCCTCATCATCGAAAAGCCCTTTGGTTTCGACCTCGACTCTGCTCGTGATCTCCAATCCAAGCTGAATCCTCTTTTCGACGAAAACGAGATTTACCGTATCGATCACTACCTCGGCAAAGAAATGGTCCAAAACCTTACTCATCTCCGTTTCTGCAACCCCGTTATCTCTCACTTGTGGAACAAGGAATCCATTTCCAACGTTCAAATCACTTTCAAGGAGCCCATCGGCACTGAAGGCCGTGGTGGTTACTTTGACACTAGCACCATCGTTCGTGACATCGTTCAAAATCATCTTGTTCAAGTTTTGTCCTTGATCGCCATGGAACCTCCTACCTCCCTTGCTGCTGGTGATTTGCGTGATGCCAAGGTTCAAGCTTTGCGTCGCACCCGCCTTGGTGACCTTAAAGACGTCGTTTTCGGCCAATACGTCAAAAGCAAGGATGGTAAGCGTCCTGGCTACTTGGATGATGACACTGTCCCCGAGGGTAGTAAATGTCCCACCTATTCGGCCATTCCCTTCTTCGTTGACAATGACCGTTGGGATGGTGTCCCCTTCCTCTTGAAGGCCGGTAAGGCCATGGACGTTGGTAAGGTCGAAGTCCGTGTTCAATTCAAGCCTGTTGCCAATGGATTGTTCAAGGATGCCCACCGTAACGAATTAGTCATTCGTATCCAACCCAACGAGGCCGTTTACTTCAAGTTGGACATCAAGCAACCTGGTATCAGCTCCAAGCCTTTACTCACCGACTTGGATTTGACATACAAGAACCGCTTCACCAATATGAAGTTGCACGAGGCATACGAAGCCTTGTTCTTTGACGCTTTCGCCGGTGACCAATCTCGTTTTGCTCGTATCGACGAACTTGAATGTGCTTGGTCTTTGGTTGGTCCTCTTTTGGAATACATGGAGAAAGAGAAGCCTCAGCCCGCTCCTTACGAGTATGGCTCTAACGGTCCCGAGCTTTTGGGTAactttttgcaaaagttcGGTTACGTTTATGATATTCCTGATTACTATGAATATCCTGTGACAAATTTGCCTGACGATAAATAA
- a CDS encoding polyamine N-acetyltransferase: protein MVNIRNIEKSEVKQVAHLEDLCFPENERASLKTISYRVSQAPELQLGLFAPTEHTTTLIGHLMATRTSSESVTVESMSKHKPTGNNIAIHSLSIHPAHRNRGYAKQLIKELQFRSGKTLSPKPRNMTLLAHKPLIPLYEEVGFKLMGESACKFGGDTWYDMIYEI, encoded by the exons ATGGTAAACATTAGAAACATTGAAAAGTCTGAAGTAAAGCAGGTAGCTCATCTAGAGGACTTGTGTTTTCCAGAAAATGAGCGTGCATCTCTAAAGACC ATTTCTTACAGGGTTTCACAAGCACCTGAGCTACAGCTGGGCCTTTTTGCTCCTACCGAACATACTACCACCTTAATAGGACACTTAATGGCAACCAGAACATCTTCAGAAAGTGTCACTGTAGAATCGATGTCCAAGCATAAGCCCACGGGAAACAACATCGCGATCCACTCCCTTTCTATTCATCCTGCTCATCGTAATCGAGGTTACGCCAAGCAGTTGATCAAGGAATTACAGTTCCGTAGTGGAAAGACTCTTAGTCCCAAACCTAGGAACATGACTTTGCTGGCCCATAAGCCCTTGATCCCTCTCTACGAGGAAGTCGGTTTCAAGCTGATGGGTGAAAGTGCTTGCAAATTCGGAGGTGATACCTGGTACGACATGATTTATGAAATATAA
- the brr2 gene encoding U5 snRNP complex ATPase subunit Brr2 produces the protein MSSANSKGGSKDPSKHGSDKDKPRIDTSQYSYNAMSNLVTQPDRRFVSRRDTEPTGEPESLANRVNVSEMGTRAQTSKAETLPQGFTQEVQEARVPSAEGYPAGAENKLLRRKGTTGSTLLGTSDTLESLRYQPLTDETREVYDYILSFVQQYLGDQAPEVLRSASDLVIEIIKDETLAESSKNQQVNEILGVKVPNDRFSQLINLGNRLTDYTREEETAMDERDLYDSGVPVLFNEADEEEEAVEAMEEEEVEPAATEYEDVKNEGIPIEDQDAEVAVISGDARKVSEDSKLHPRDIDAFWLQREIAKYYQDAHICQEKTNIAFDSLSSNVDLGELENDLMNIFDYEHFSLVQLLTKNRWMIVFCTLLTRAADEKEHSTIEESIREAGQSWILQSLEYNAPIPSEVAQQEEKPSVDGQRLAPDEDMTPKPGQEVANKVIPKQQVNLENYVFSEGAHLMSNKAVKLPEGSFRRTGKGFEEIHVPAPAKATMKPDERLVSVNELPEWAHGAFPNTPSLNRIQSHLFPIAYGTDENILLCAPTGAGKTNVAMLCILNELQKHLNSDLSFRKDDFKIVYIAPLKALVQEMVNNFSKRLNPYGIQVSELTGDSQLTKQQITNTQIIVTTPEKWDIITRKSNDLSYVNLVRLIIIDEVHLLHDERGPVLESIVARTLRHQEESLERIRLVGLSATLPNYTDVSNFLRVNPNKGLFYFDSTYRPCPLKQEFIGVTEKKPIKRLQVTNEACYEKTMQHAGKNQVLIFVHSRKETYKTARFIRDKALEEETIGHILRSDAASREILQTEADTTKNEHMKDLLPYGFAIHHAGMRREDRRTAEDLFAEGTIQVLVSTATLAWGVNLPAHTVIIKGTQIYSPEKGIWTELSPQDVLQMLGRAGRPQFDTYGEGIIITAHSELQYYLSLMNQQLPIESQLMTRLADCLNAELAMGSVKSIEDGVEWLGFTYLYVRMLRSPGLYSVGPEYENDKYLIQKRADLVHSAALLLEKCRLLVYNKESGTLTATELGKVAASYYVSHNSMATYNRLFNQSISFIELFRIFSLSDEFKYIPVREEEKVELARLLERVPIPIREGLDDSSAKVNALLQSYISRQQLDGFALVADMIYVTQSAGRIMRAIFEIALRRGWSSVAKMALDTCKMIEKRLWPTMSPLRQFPNCPSEVIRRVEKKDFSWYRYFDLDPAELGELIGVPKEGRRVYNMVQSFPRINVEAHIQPITRSLLRVELSISSQFTWDDSLSGTSEAFWVLVEDVNGEILLHYEQFFLLKKYQEDEHILNFTVTLTDPLPPNYFISVVSDRWLHCNFKVPLSFKRLIMPEKFPAPTPLLDLQNVPVSALGNPEYISLYSSQFNVFNKLQTQVFNALYKSSDTLFIGAPNGSGKTVCAELALLNHWKNPDAGSAVYLAPVQEIVDQKFEEWKERLGNVGEGKVLFKLTGDRSEDLKLIQVADLIFATPYQWDSLSKRWRTMRSIHKVDMYICDNLQLLGGTHGPLYEVVLSRIRYMSLQLEKHIRIVGLSVSLANARDLGEWLGASPQNIFNFSPKDRPNPLTIHLQSFSISHFPSLMLAMSKPVYRVLVQSISQRKSSLVFTPDRKVARQLALDIVTFSLADEDEYQFSVAETEAIETVQDVTLRQSLRHGIAFVSEITSAHDKGIIEAMFQHGLMKVLIATHDVIYSLNVKSNVVVVMGTQQYDGKEHRYIDYPISDLLQMLGFTANMRSNVISQAVLLTVNTKKDYYKRFLNEPLPMESHLQVWLHDAFVSEISTQTVESKQDAVDWLTWTYMYRRLVANPTYYGLQDITHESVSEFLSDVVETTMNDLNEARLITVDEEDDSCVPLNLAMIASFYGITYVTMQTFALSLTERTKMKGLLEIVTSAAEFEQLPIRKYEDIALARIHSRLPVRLSNPDYEDPHTKSFILLAAHFSRFELPAELALDQKFLLGKVLNLLSACVDTLSSEGYLIACIRPMEMSQMVTQAMWDRDSPLKQIPYFDDALINRCNEKGVHDVFDVIDMDDDERMKLLQMDNAHLAKCADFINNYPDIDINFEVHDSENVHANSSTLLLVQLNREVEEEEEVDITVFAPYFPMKKTEHWWLVVSDDQNLLAIKKVTLGRSLTTKLEFVPPEAGNKSFKLSCFCDSYMGVDYEKEFSCDVLEPLDEEIDDAEE, from the coding sequence ATGTCGAGTGCAAATTCCAAAGGGGGGTCGAAAGATCCCTCCAAACATGGAAGCGACAAGGATAAACCTAGAATTGACACGTCGCAGTATAGTTACAATGCCATGTCAAATTTGGTTACGCAGCCTGATCGAAGATTTGTGTCTAGACGCGACACGGAGCCTACAGGAGAGCCAGAGTCACTTGCCAACCGTGTAAATGTGTCTGAAATGGGTACTCGGGCACAAACGAGTAAAGCAGAGACTCTTCCTCAAGGGTTTACTCAAGAAGTACAGGAAGCCCGTGTTCCTTCTGCTGAAGGATATCCTGCGGGGgctgaaaataaattgctTAGACGTAAAGGCACCACTGGCTCAACTTTGCTAGGTACTTCTGATACCTTAGAATCTTTAAGATACCAACCCTTGACGGACGAGACGCGTGAAGTATATGACTACATTTTATCCTTTGTACAACAATATTTAGGTGATCAGGCACCTGAGGTTTTACGGTCTGCATCTGACTTGGTGATTGAAATCATAAAAGATGAAACTTTAGCAGAATCAAGTAAAAATCAACAAGTGAACGAGATTTTAGGTGTCAAGGTTCCTAATGATCGATTCTCACAATTAATAAATCTTGGCAATCGTTTAACCGATTATACCAGAGAGGAAGAAACTGCCATGGACGAAAGAGACTTGTATGATTCAGGTGTACCAGTATTGTTCAATGAAGCagatgaggaagaagaagcgGTCGAAGcaatggaagaagaggaagtaGAACCCGCCGCTACCGAATACGAGGATGTAAAGAACGAAGGAATCCCTATAGAAGACCAAGACGCGGAGGTAGCAGTTATTTCGGGCGATGCTAGAAAGGTGTCTGAAGATTCAAAACTTCATCCAAGAGACATAGATGCATTTTGGCttcaaagagaaattgCAAAATATTACCAAGACGCTCATATTTgccaagaaaaaacaaatattgCATTTGATTCTCTTTCATCCAATGTAGATCTCGGTGAACTTGAAAACGACTTAATGAATATCTTTGATTATGagcatttttctttggtacAACTTTTAACGAAAAACCGATGGATGATAGTTTTCTGTACTCTACTTACGCGAGCTGCCGATGAGAAGGAACACTCTACTATAGAGGAAAGTATTCGAGAAGCTGGTCAGTCCTGGATTTTACAATCTTTGGAGTATAACGCACCCATTCCATCCGAGGTCGCACAGCAGGAAGAAAAACCTTCCGTAGATGGTCAAAGGCTTGCTCCTGATGAGGATATGACACCTAAACCTGGTCAAGAGGTAGCCAACAAAGTGATTCCCAAGCAACAAGTGAACTTGGAAAACTATGTTTTTTCAGAAGGTGCTCATCTCATGTCGAATAAGGCCGTTAAGCTTCCTGAGGGCTCATTCCGACGCACTGGTAAaggatttgaagaaatccATGTTCCTGCTCCCGCCAAGGCTACAATGAAACCAGATGAACGATTAGTATCTGTGAATGAGCTTCCTGAATGGGCACACGGAGCATTTCCCAATACACCTTCATTAAACCGAATTCAAAGTCACTTATTCCCAATTGCTTATGGGACAGATGAAAATATCTTACTTTGTGCTCCTACTGGCGCTGGTAAAACTAATGTTGCAATGTTATGTATTTTGAACGAATTACAGAAACATCTCAATTCTGATTTGTCATTTCGAAAAGATGATTTCAAGATTGTTTATATTGCGCCATTGAAAGCCTTGGTCCAGGAAATGGTCAATAATTTCTCAAAGCGATTAAACCCATATGGGATTCAAGTTTCAGAGTTAACCGGTGATAGCCAGTTAACTAAGCAACAGATTACCAATACACAAATTATTGTTACGACACCTGAGAAATGGGACATTATCACCAGAAAATCAAACGATTTATCTTATGTCAATTTGGTTCGGTTAATCATTATAGATGAAGTTCATTTGTTGCATGATGAAAGAGGACCAGTTTTGGAATCTATTGTTGCACGTACTCTCCGTCATCAAGAAGAGTCCTTGGAGAGAATTCGTTTAGTAGGCCTTTCAGCTACGCTACCTAATTATACAGATGTTTCGAACTTTTTGCGAGTAAATCCCAACAAAGGTTTGTTCTATTTTGATTCAACATATCGCCCTTGTCCATTAAAACAAGAGTTTATTGGAGTAAcggaaaagaaaccaattAAGCGGTTGCAAGTTACTAACGAAGCTTGTTATGAAAAGACAATGCAGCACGCTGGCAAAAATCAAGTTCTTATATTTGTGCATTCTAGGAAAGAAACTTATAAAACTGCTCGCTTTATACGAGACAAGgctttagaagaagaaacgatTGGCCATATTTTACGTTCGGATGCTGCTTCTCGTGAAATTTTGCAAACCGAAGCTGATACCACCAAAAATGAGCATATGAAAGATCTTCTTCCTTACGGGTTTGCTATACATCATGCAGGAATGCGACGTGAGGATCGCCGAACGGCAGAGGATTTATTTGCGGAAGGTACAATTCAAGTTTTAGTAAGTACTGCTACTTTGGCCTGGGGAGTTAATTTACCAGCTCATACTGTAATCATCAAAGGTACTCAGATATACTCACCTGAAAAGGGTATTTGGACTGAACTTTCACCCCAAGATGTTCTTCAAATGCTTGGTAGAGCAGGCCGACCACAGTTTGACACATATGGTGAGGGTATTATTATTACTGCACACTCTGAACTACAGTATTATCTATCCTTAATGAACCAACAGTTGCCAATTGAGTCGCAACTTATGACCCGCTTAGCTGACTGTCTGAACGCAGAACTTGCTATGGGTTCAGTTAAAAGTATTGAAGATGGTGTCGAATGGTTGGGTTTTACTTACCTATATGTAAGAATGTTAAGGTCTCCCGGACTTTACAGTGTAGGTCCAGAATATGAAAATGACAAGTATCTGATACAAAAAAGAGCCGATTTGGTTCACTCTGCTGCTTTACTTCTCGAAAAATGTAGACTTCTTGTttacaacaaagaaagcgGTACACTAACGGCAACTGAGCTTGGTAAGGTTGCTGCCAGCTACTATGTATCTCACAATTCAATGGCTACGTATAACAGGTTATTTAATCAGTCTATTTCCTTCATAGAACTGTTCAGAATTTTCAGCTTATCGGACGAATTTAAATATATACCTGTACgagaggaagaaaaagtcgAGCTCGCAAGACTCTTAGAGCGTGTACCAATCCCTATACGTGAAGGTCTTGATGATTCTTCAGCAAAAGTCAACGCATTATTGCAATCATACATATCAAGACAGCAACTTGATGGTTTTGCCTTAGTAGCAGACATGATTTATGTAACTCAGTCTGCAGGAAGAATTATGAGAGcgatttttgaaattgccCTTCGTCGCGGATGGTCGTCTGTTGCGAAGATGGCATTAGACACTTGCAAGATGATTGAAAAACGTCTTTGGCCCACTATGAGTCCTTTGAGACAGTTTCCAAACTGTCCTAGTGAAGTAATTCGGCGAGTAGAGAAGAAAGACTTCTCTTGGTATCGGTATTTTGATTTGGATCCTGCTGAATTAGGTGAATTAATTGGCGTTCCCAAGGAAGGACGACGAGTTTATAATATGGTTCAGTCATTTCCCAGGATTAATGTTGAAGCTCATATTCAACCTATTACTCGATCATTATTAAGAGTTGAATTATCAATATCCTCGCAGTTTACTTGGGATGATTCCTTGAGTGGTACTTCTGAGGCTTTTTGGGTACTGGTTGAAGATGTCAACGGTgaaattcttttgcattATGAACAGTTCTTTTTACTCAAAAAATACCAGGAAGATGAacatattttgaattttacTGTCACCTTGACAGATCCTTTGCCTCCTAATTACTTCATCAGTGTTGTATCCGATCGGTGGTTACATTGCAACTTCAAAGTGCCGTTATCATTTAAGCGGTTGATTATGCCTGAAAAATTTCCAGCACCGACTCCTCTTCTCGATTTGCAAAACGTGCCTGTGAGTGCCTTGGGAAATCCTGAGtatatttctttgtacAGTTCCCAATTCAATGTTTTTAACAAATTACAAACGCAGGTTTTTAATGCTTTATATAAATCTAGTGACACCTTGTTTATTGGTGCTCCTAACGGTAGTGGAAAAACGGTGTGTGCTGAACTCGCATTATTGAATCACTGGAAAAATCCTGATGCTGGTAGTGCTGTCTATCTTGCTCCAGTGCAAGAAATTGTTGACCAAAAGTttgaagaatggaaagaaaGACTTGGTAATGTTGGTGAAGGAAAGGTGCTATTTAAGTTGACCGGTGACCgatctgaagatttgaagCTTATTCAGGTTGCTGATCTTATATTTGCTACACCATATCAATGGGATTCGTTATCGAAAAGATGGAGAACAATGCGCAGCATACATAAGGTTGATATGTACATATGCGACAATCTTCAATTACTGGGTGGTACACATGGCCCTCTTTACGAAGTTGTACTTTCAAGAATTCGTTATATGTCTTTGCAATTAGAAAAGCATATAAGAATTGTTGgtctttctgtttctttagCGAACGCTCGAGATCTCGGTGAATGGTTAGGAGCTAGTCCTCAAAATATATTCAACTTTAGTCCAAAGGATAGGCCTAACCCGTTAACGATTCATTTGCAATCATTTAGCATTAGCCACTTTCCGTCGCTTATGCTGGCTATGTCTAAGCCTGTATATCGTGTTCTTGTGCAAAGTATATctcaaagaaaatccaGTCTTGTATTTACACCTGATCGGAAAGTCGCCAGACAACTTGCTCTTGATATTGTCACATTTAGTTTGgctgatgaagatgaataCCAGTTTTCTGTAGCAGAAACGGAAGCAATTGAGACGGTCCAGGATGTTACTTTGCGTCAGTCTCTTAGACACGGAATAGCATTCGTTTCGGAAATTACATCTGCACATGATAAAGGTATTATTGAGGCAATGTTCCAACATGGACTCATGAAAGTATTGATCGCTACGCATGATGTTATATATTCTTTGAATGTCAAATCGAATGTTGTAGTCGTAATGGGGACTCAGCAATATGATGGAAAAGAGCATCGATACATCGATTATCCTATCAGTGATTTATTGCAAATGTTAGGTTTCACGGCAAATATGAGAAGCAATGTCATTAGCCAGGCCGTTCTATTGACAGTGAATACTAAAAAAGACTATTACAAGAGATTCTTAAATGAGCCATTACCCATGGAAAGTCACTTGCAAGTGTGGCTTCACGATGCTTTTGTTTCGGAAATCTCGACGCAAACTGTTGAAAGCAAACAGGATGCTGTAGATTGGTTGACATGGACTTACATGTATAGAAGATTGGTTGCGAACCCTACATATTATGGTCTTCAAGACATAACCCATGAATCCGTTTCGGAATTCCTGTCAGACGTCGTTGAAACCACGATGAATGATTTAAATGAAGCCCGTTTGATTACtgttgatgaagaagatgacaGTTGTGTACCATTGAATTTGGCAATGATTGCATCGTTTTACGGAATCACCTATGTTACTATGCAAACCTTTGCTCTTAGTTTAACTGAGCGTACCAAGATGAAAGGTTTGTTGGAAATTGTAACATCTGCCGCGGAATTTGAACAATTGCCTATAAGGAAATATGAGGATATTGCTTTGGCTCGTATTCATTCACGGCTACCTGTCCGCTTAAGCAACCCAGATTATGAGGATCCTCAtacaaaatcttttattctGTTAGCTGCCCATTTTTCGCGCTTTGAACTACCCGCGGAATTGGCATTAGACCAAAAATTCTTGCTCGGCAAAGTGTTGAATTTGCTCAGTGCATGTGTTGATACTCTCTCTTCTGAGGGCTATCTCATCGCTTGCATCCGACCGATGGAAATGTCACAGATGGTTACACAAGCTATGTGGGATCGCGACAGTcctttgaaacaaattccATACTTTGATGATGCATTAATTAACCGCTGCAATGAGAAGGGAGTACATGATGTATTCGATGTAATTGACATGGATGACGATGAACGCATGAAATTGTTGCAAATGGATAATGCTCACCTTGCCAAATGTGCAGACTTTATTAATAATTATCCTGACATTGACATCAATTTTGAAGTTCACGATTCGGAGAATGTACATGCAAACTCTTCTACATTGCTGTTAGTGCAGTTGAATCGagaagttgaagaagaagaggaagttGATATCACCGTGTTTGCCCCTTATTTCCCTATGAAAAAGACAGAGCATTGGTGGTTAGTCGTCTCCGATGACCAAAACCTTTTAGCAATCAAGAAGGTTACTTTGGGTCGATCCTTAACTACAAAACTGGAATTTGTACCGCCAGAAGCCGGTAATAAGTCATTTAAGCTCAGTTGCTTCTGTGATTCCTACATGGGAGTCgattatgaaaaagaattttcttgCGATGTTTTGGAACCTTTGGACGAAGAAATAGATGATGCAGAAGAGTAA
- the fml1 gene encoding ATP-dependent 3' to 5' DNA helicase, with protein MTDDESFEGDDWDSLDVQAVDKIEHELQNNNVGLQGYSVDEYIEAHNQEPLRLQHELDRDAAQQWVYPINVSFRDYQFNIVKKALFQNVLVALPTGLGKTFIAAAVMMNYLRWFPKSYVIFMAPTKPLVTQQMEACYKITGIPRKKTAELSGQVQAGIRNQYYQERNVFFVTPQTLLNDLKHGICDRTNISCLVIDEAHRSTGNYAYVEVVRLLYFGNKNFRILALSATPGSKIDTIQSVIDSLHISCIEVRNENSIDIAQYVHKKEVDRILVDLSPDIIDLRDRFASLLEPMLLKLNQGNLYRVQNAREINSFTLVQAKQAFLATSGQNFANNQRWDILNTFDALATFAYPLNLLLNHGVRPFCEKLHEIEEECSTGRAGYKRRVLSNPEFKSLLDDTKSLLQNNDYYGHPKLEHLQEIVANHFGTENKDNEDTRIMIFVEIRSSAEEIFRILSRSYPTVRPAIFIGQSSVKKTTGMSQKSQNETVRQFHKGDVNTLIATSIGEEGLDIGEVDMIICYDASASPIRMLQRMGRTGRKRKGYIYMLLTRGKEEAKWERAKDAHRTIQDNIIHGRGLVLSDKSHRILPKEIQPLCEKKVVEIPEENAAPLVGSKDKEKQKQKTKKKFFMPENALHGFIQVSSLTKPKRSSKVEDTFEITEDEPTAEHNEKLIYYRQVPKRTIDIHKGRDFKNMNTTSRVPHSLAFKCIQSFLNNMNRYKDSSISYKWKEIFQKSLEEESTNDFSHKKPKISNLNLKKHFDATLARDSRILSKGRLEHRKLYHSKNGVDASNLEENIEKDLPSLNLTSSQNHTNTDTNSSYADRQRRLQQLVERRKRSKGMWV; from the exons ATGACCGATGACGAGTCTTTTGAAGGAGACGATTGGGATAGCTTGGATGTGCAAGCAGTAGATAAAATTGAGCACGAAttacaaaacaacaatGTTGGATTGCAAGGGTATTCAGTTGATGAATATATAGAAGCGCATAATCAGGAGCCACTTCGATTACAGCACGAACTAGATCGAGATGCTGCTCAACAATGGGTCTATCCAATCAATGTGTCATTTCGAGATTACCAATTCAACATTGTTAAAAAAGCACTCTTTCAAAACGTCCTAGTTGCTTTGCCAACAGGTCTTGGTAAAACCTTTATAGCTGCGGCGGTGATGATGAATTACTTGCGATGGTTTCCCAAAAGTTATGTTATTTTCATGGCTCCTACGAAACCCCTAGTGACCCAGCAAATGGAAGCTTGTTACAAAATAACAGGAATACCACGAAAGAAAACGGCCGAATTAAGTGGCCAAGTACAGGCTGGCATCCGAAATCAGTACTATCAAGAAAGGAATGTATTCTTCGTCACTCCTCAAACACTTTTAAACGATTTAAAACATGGAATTTGTGATCGCACAAATATATCGTGTTTGGTCATTGACGAGGCACATCGCAGTACCGGAAACTATGCTTATGTAGAGGTTGTTCGTCTGTTGTACTTTGGGAATAAAAACTTTCGAATCCTGGCATTGAGTGCAACTCCTGGAAGTAAGATTGATACTATTCAGAGCGTTATAGATTCACTGCATATTTCTTGTATAGAAGTTCGTAACGAGAACAGCATTGATATCGCACAATACGTACATAAAAAGGAAGTAGATCGAATTCTAGTGGATTTGTCCCCTGACATAATAGACTTGAGGGATCGGTTTGCTTCTCTTTTAGAGCCAATGCTATTAAAACTGAATCAAGGAAACCTTTACCGAGTACAAAACGCTAGAGAAATCAATTCGTTTACTTTGGTACAAGCAAAACAAGCTTTTTTGGCGACTTCCGGACAAAACTTTGCAAATAACCAACGTTGGGATATTTTGAATACATTCGATGCGCTTGCTACGTTTGCATATCCTCTCaatcttttattaaatcATGGCGTTCGTCCCTTTTGCGAAAAGCTTCacgaaattgaagaagaatgcTCAACCGGGCGAGCAGGTTATAAGAGAAGGGTTTTGTCAAATCCTGAATTTAAGTCGTTGCTAGACGATACTAAAAGTTTGCTTCAAAATAACGATTATTATGGGCACCCAAAGCTTGAACATTTGCAAGAAATTGTAGCTAATCATTTTGGTACGGAAAATAAAGACAATGAAGATACAAGAATCATGATTTTCGTCGAGATTCGATCTAGTGCTGAGGAAATATTTCGCATACTAAGTCGCAGCTATCCTACAGTGAGGCCTGCAATTTTTATCGGTCAATCTTCAGTTAAAAAAACTACAGGAATGTCGCAGAAATCGCAAAATGAAACAGTGAGACAGTTCCACAAAGGTGATGTTAACACATTGATAGCTACTTCAATAGGTGAAGAAGGTTTGGATATTGGAGAGGTCGACATGATTATCTGCTACGACGCCTCGGCTTCTCCGATTCGAATGCTACAGCGAATGGGTAGAACTGGAAGAAAACGTAAAGGTTATATATACATGCTGTTGACGCgtggaaaagaagaagctaAATGGGAGCGCGCCAAAGACGCTCATAGAACAATTCAAGATAATATCATCCATGGGAGAGGACTCGTTTTATCTGACAAATCTCATAGAATTCTTCCTAAAGAAATTCAGCCTTTGTGTGAAAAAAAGGTTGTGGAGATTCCAGAAGAAAATGCTGCTCCTCTTGTGGGTTCAAAAGAtaaggaaaagcaaaaacaaaaaacaaaaaagaaattttttatgCCAGAGAATGCCTTACATGGTTTTATACAAGTATCAAGTCTTACAAAACCTAAACGGTCGTCTAAAGTTGAAGATACCTTTGAAATTACTGAAGACGAACCTACTGCTGAACATAACGAAAAACTAATTTATTATAGACAAGTACCAAAGAGGACGATAGATATACATAAAGGACGagatttcaaaaacatgaaTACGACAAGCAGAGTCCCCCACTCCTTGGCTTTCAAATGCATacaatcttttttaaataatatGAATCGATATAAAGATTCCTCAATCTCTTACAAATGGAAAGAgatatttcaaaagagtttagaagaagaaagcacGAATGACTTTTCTCAcaagaaaccaaagattTCTAATCTAAATCTGAAAAAACACTTTGATGCTACCTT AGCAAGAGATTCTAGAATTTTATCGAAAGGGAGATTAGAGCACCGAAAATTATACCACTCGAAAAACGGTGTTGATGCATCAAATctagaagaaaatatagaGAAAGATCTTCCGAGTTTGAACCTCACGTCTTCTCAAAACCACACAAACACTGATACCAACTCCTCTTACGCAGATAGACAACGTCGACTACAGCAACTAGTAGAAAGGCGTAAACGATCGAAAGGAATGTGGGTATAG